CTCCTGGATGAGGAGATTACCAGCTTCCAAAAGTGtaagtttttcaaagtattttcattgaaagtttagaagtcccttaaaataagcaaatattaagTACAACGTTTCTTATATTATCCACccacgtggtgtgtgtgtgtgtgtgtttgtgtgtgtgtgtgtgtgtgtgtgtgtgtgtgtgtgtgacccttgattatatttccaaaacttatatttcaatgtttattcccatAGGTGTGTTTACTCCATTGCTGGATGAAGCAGGAATTCGACAAAACCTAGAAAATGTCCGGAAGGTGAGGAGGGACCTTCTAGAACACTTACAGGAAGGAAGGGGTGCTGCTAAGGAGATGCTGGGGCAGTTGGCTACCTATATAGTGAGACCCCAACTAAGCATGCTACCTTCGCCAGTCAAGGATAAACTCATCACAACCTTCAATGATCACGAGTCTACCTTACAACTCCTAGAGAATGCTAGGGAAGGAATTCTTCGTAGAGAGCTATTCTacgaagaatttttatcaatagcaattaagagacgggaagaagaagagggacgcCATAACGATACACCCGTGTTTTTAATAACGCGGATAGAGgagacgccgtcatcaacgggtgttgatatctCCACGGGTGCGGTGGGAGCTGCTAACGCGACTTGTTCCGGGGACGTGACCCTGGAGCGTGGAGAGACTCTCTCGGATTCCCAAGCGGTGGCCAAAGCCCTCGAAATGGAAGAGGAGGCGGAGAACGCGAAGAAGAAGGCCTGTGAAATGGAAGCGGTGCGGGAGAGTAGGAAGAAGAAAGCCtgtgaaatggaagcagaggaggagagccagaagaagaaaaaatcgaaAGGGGTATGCAAAACCCCCAAGGAAAatactcgtccctttaaaaaaaggggtgagagtaacaatatccctcaaatgaaattcgcgggaatcagtttccccgaccccgatgagtatgatttccaaatattgtaggGGTGTGTGGCGCCATTAGgtaactgagggaacatttatcaccattcaatttaaaggaaatgatgtcactgtattactttattatcttttacatcttaacagtcgtccatgtatgtatatctggcgtcacaccaagccagaattatcaatggagatttgtgagttgctaaaacgacgtaaataaagccgatccgctttagttatctattttcaaaatatcctgtatggttattttactgaaatgtttcctaataataaacttatattaagtattatgtgtttcttttattatcctcccacgtattttggtgtgtgtgtatgaactcatcttagaccctatcccaaaatattttgcttttgttttattattattattattattattattattattattattattattattattattattattattattattaataaacaaatattaagtactatgtgttttattacaccttctctgtagagagagagagctttgcctcagtttaagattacacgtctggggcaagttggaacaggtgcttagccccatcacggcttagccctttgactcgggtgtagagactgtctgggcatgttttatcattacaaaaaattaatccttacaaatagcccaggtgggacagcgtaatggatggtaagatgactcagtattactgtagacgatgacaagtgtaggcctatcaacaggtagcgaacgggggcctcgggtgtagagactgtctgggcatgttttacccctatcaactatactacgatttcaccctcaatatttgtaaacaaattccctttaatagtagcccactatgaatacgttctcaaggttttctaaacagtgccacagttcctggtacgtataaacacgtacgtacgtacgtcattacgaagagttgcttgataataacaaatggttacgtcctcaatgttttgtaaacaaattccctttaatagtgacacactaccgtacggtcttcaactcaatgtttgtaaacaaaaaacttaaaatcatactctacttccgtaaacaatttccctttaatagttcccgtacgtatgccattacgaaccctacgaccttcaactctatgtttgtaaacaaaaataatactccccgtccatcaacaccgacctactgtcgaaacaaacgtccttcaaagcaatgtttgtaaacaaaactctttaaaaatactacacttccgtcaacagtaagcctctgtgaccttgggtgatcgtctacggccataccatcttttccgggtgagggctacgaacgtccttcaaagcaatgtttgtaaacaaaactctttaaaaatactacacttccgtcaacagtaagcctctgtgaccttgggtgatcgtctacggccataccctctgtgaccttgggtgatcgtctacggccataccctcatttccgggtgatcggctgtggccacccctttctggggggtgatcggctatggccaaaatagtactactaaTATCACACACAAAAATCCTGGGCTAAATGTTAAAAGAATTCTTATAGTTATAAACTGAACAGGAAATCATTGCCAAATGATATTATGTTTCAATgaaatctgtatatatgtatatatatatatatatatatatatatatatatatatatatatatatatatatatatatatatatatatttatatatatatatatatatatatatatatatatatatatatatatagatagatagatagatagatagatagatagatagatagatagatagagagagagatagatagatatatatatatatatatatatatatatatatatatatatatatatatatatatatatatatatatatatttaaaacaaaattgccTCGTTAGAAATTTTGCATAGCTGATCATAATGTCATGATGTCGAGTTTGGTCATAGTTAATGATCCGCAAAGAGGGGGAGAAGGAGAGTAGGGATGGCTATTGTCAAGTGACTAATCTTGATGAGGAATTCAATAACAACCAACAAATATTATAATTCAAAGGATCCATTTAGAGGGGATGATATATGTTTAGAAAGAAGATACACGAATCTTGGTCAGTAGTTGTACTTTAAATTATATCAAtgacttataaaatattcatgtgcAATATCCAGAAAACAGAGATTTAACAAATCTATTAAGTACATTGGTGACAGACCGATATAAATATTCATGGGAGATTTTTCCATGAATGAAACCTCCACCAATGGTTCAAGACTTACCTTGCCTCTATAGAGCAATTATGCAAGAAGAGCACTCCAGGGGGATTTCTTCCACAATACACTGGTGGGTTAAAATTGTTCTCTAATATACAGAAGATGACAAAAACTAGCATTTGGTAGTGGAGCTTAatgcatataaaaagaaatttcacaAGAAAGGAGGATAGGACTAACATAACCTCTCGACATACTTTATGCAATGTACCTTAAAGATCACAATAAAATGTAAGTTTAATCTAAAAGAATTCACACTATTATAAACTGAACAGGAAAATATTGCTCAAGGTTTTAGATGACttgaaggaaaattaaaagataaaatcgaGATCTGGTATTATATTTCAGAAGAAACTTTACTAGGCTGCTGCATCCTAAAACCATTCGTGCTTGGTGCTGCTCCTAGTGTGCATGTCAATACTTAACTCAAAGTCATAAGAAAATCCAGACCGTGTtggattaatgaaaaataaatactcaCTTCCAGCGAAGAAAAATTAACTCAAGTTAAAAGCAAGAACGGCATCATAAAGTTCAtggttaaagaaaataaatgatgggaTTATACACAAGGAAGAAATTTTTAAGATCGCCAAGAAAAGAAAAGTTATTGGGTAGAATAGAAAAGGGAAgtcgatttaaaagaaaaaaaaaaaagtccatgaaTAATCAAAATTAACTCCATGATATATGGCCAGTGGTATAAAAGCCAagattttgtaccaaccgtgtttcacacaattgtacataattccttttgtatatattatgcttgtatcttcgctcttccctcgcactaaaacgaacatgaaaatttatgtctggtttttcctctgtaatattgtctgtcttgtgaacttgttatgtcctgttgccttgaggttttgtatataaggagagagttctacaataatataactcagtcgtttccaacctgcctttgagttcacaaccttactcggcgccgtcacattggtgaccccggaagttgactcgctcccactgccttccacccccacctccctcgcccctccatcgttggtaccatgacggagacggactctacaacagcagttggcgccgcggccgccccattgaaactttcaccgttcgccaccggagaggcgtttgcttggtttcaacgcgctgaagtccacttccgtatcaggggcgtgactcgctcaaccaccaaagcggattatgttctcgcggcgatacccgaggacaccttcccagaaacatccgactggctttgtgaacaaggagacaccccaatagcgtatgacgccctcaaaacataccttctgcagcagtactcgccgtcgccagccgcccgtatagcaaagctttttcagctctcgcaacaaccgttgggggaccaaagggcttcgcttgccctcagggaaatgaccagtatcgctcgccttcaacctgccgcagacggctctcctcgtgaggtgaacctacttcgtgccctttggatacaccgtttacccgaacctgtacgcgctgccatacccgatgtcgatagtttacccataaaggacttgatgaccaaagccgacgcccttatggacagccacttcaagacctccatcaacgcccccacccctgacgacgaggatgcctattcaacgtcaaccgaagctgacatgaatgccgtaggacatacacgcctaccccgtgacgtgccgaagcagcgacaaagccgcccaccccccaccaatcgctcacgccccaacgaacgacttctacagccacttactacctcccatccgccgcagttttgctactaccacttcagattcggggcaaccgcgaagaaatatgccgaggattgtcagtggccaaaaaacgtgtaagtaggccatcgcttgtggcggtggcctcccgtgtttctaatcttttctttctagaggatgcaggaacgggcgtgcgatttttggtagacacgggtgcttgtcgttctgttttgccaaggaaactcttcaaggcacgacatagtctgtctacatctgccgacgtccgcttggtagcggccgatggatctgcgatacccacctactgttacgagaacctcacattatagttcggaaacggtaaattcaattggaagtttctcgttgctgacgtcaccatgccaatccttggtgcggatttcctctctcatttccaccttctggtcgatgtcgcccaccgatgattggtcaacgcagactcgtacttgtcgtcacctcttcaactcgccccctctaacctcgctctccacatcagagcacctacggatgcctacgcccacctcctcacgtcgtacccggaagttttctgtccagaacttcgccaaacgctcacggttcctgccaaacacggtatttatcaccatatcaagacgacggaacccccagtcttcgcaaaattcaaacgtctggcaccagaacgattggcagccgccaaacagacgttcgccgaaatggagaaaatgggcctttgccaaaaggcctccagcccatggtcgtcgcccttacacatcgttctgaagaaagacggctccctccgtccgtgcggggattacaggcgcctgaacatgcaaacagaaccggatcactaccccctcccaaacattgccgacgtgacctcctacctgcacaaagtgaaggttttctctacgctcgacctcctgaaggggtattatcaggtgcctatgaacccagaagacatccccaggaccgccatcaccactccgtttggtacatacaccttcaattactcctgttttggccttcgtaatgctggggcaacgtttcaatgtctcatggatggcatcttaggggatctccctttctgcgtatgttatgtggacgacatacttgtgttcacctcctcaaaagaggaacacctccgtcacctgcgcatcgtgctcgaccgcctgcaacaaaacggccttgtagtccagtacgacaagtgtacctttggcgccaacgaagtatcgttcttagggcaccgcatcactcctgaaggagtccaccccctccctgagaaggtagcagccgttcagaacttccccgtgccctcgaccgtcaaagctctgcaggaattcttgggcataatcaactattatcaccgttttctgccagccattgccgccactcttgctcccctctatgcctcccttaagggcaagccgaaggacctgaagtggggtccccttcaagaagcagccttctgcaatgcaaagaaggccctatcaactgctgcggctctcacttttcctatcccacacgcccctctccttctctccaccgatgccagcgacgtcgctattggtgcagtactcaagcaggtggtcaaaggctcgccccgcccattggccttcttcagcagaaaactgtccaaggcagaatcgggttattctaccttcgatcgagaattgctggcggtgcacttggctgtccgtcactttcgccatttcttagaaggtatgcccttcgtcattcgcacagaccacatgcctctggtgcacgccttcactcgacagtctgacgcctggtccgcccgttaacgccgacatctctccgccgtggctgaatacaattgcaccctccaatacgtctctgggaaaatgaatcccgttgccgatgccctgtcaagaaacacgttggctgcagttcaactgggattggattacaacgccctggctgaagcccaacgacaggatccagagtatcaagcttgtaggacatcctgcacgtccctccgttgagaagactttccccttgaagactccaacaccaccctcctctgtgacgtcagtactggtagaccgcgaccttagattcctgctcccatgcgccgacaggtgtttgatttcattcacggcctttcacatccctcgtgccgttctactgcacagctgctgaaggcaaagttcatttggcatggcatttctaaggatgctaaggattgggtccgcgactgtacttcttgccaaacttccaaagtacatcgacacacggattcaagagtgggcacctttcctcaacctctgcgtcgtttcgcacacattcacgtcgacgttgtaggccccctacccacatcacaaggacatcgttacctgtttaccgttatcgaccgctccactcgttggcctgaagccatacccatggaaactgcaacgtccgcctcatgtacatctgccttactctctggatggatttcgagatttgttatccctgagcatattacttctgacaggggaaccactttcacctatcaattgtggacgtcattagcgaatctcctgggcatcaccctacatcagacaacggcctacaaccccgctgccaatggaaaggttgaacgttttcatcgcaccctcaaagcagctttgatgtcccgctgcaaggattgcaactggtttactcagcttccctgggtcctcctgggactaaggaccactcctaaagacgccctcgacgtctcggcagctgaaatggtgcatggcgacccgttggtcgtccctgccgaattttttccttctacaacctcctccaacgatctccagcgcatacgtcacgttgtgggaaaatttactccgtgccgccagacttacaagcccccagcgaagcatcacataccaacggacttgcactctgcaacgcacgtcttcctgcgcaacgacaccagcaagccaccactaacgcccccatacacgggccctttccttgtgatccgacgcagtccgaaagcattcctcctaaacattcggggcaaagaagactgggtctccattgatcgtctaaaacctgcttatcttctgccagatgacccgcctacagtttgcctctctagatcagggcgccctatttaacatgtacagtatgtcatttttagggggggagccatgtaccaaccgtgtttcacacaattgtacataattccttttgtatatattatgcttgtatcttcgctcttacctcgcactaaaacgaacatgaaaattcatgtctggtttttcctctgtaatattgtctgtcttgtgaacttgttatgtcctgttgccttgaggttttgtatataaggagagagttctacaataatataactcagtcgtttccaacctgcctttgagtttacaaccttactcggcgccgtcacaatttcTAAGTGAAACAGATTGTCCAGTAAAAACATTAACCTAAAATCTAGACGGAGGGAATAATAACATGGCCAAAAGTACCTTCAAAACTTTTCCTCTCGTTCATACTTTCAATGAAAATGAAGGCAGAATTTCTTAGGTATTAGAGTAAGGAGGGATTAAAGAGAGatatgtaattttcaatttaaaattaattttccaatactcacctgcacaatcaacatttgccgatagatcttgttacagcaagttgcttccaatttgatttactctaacccattacgtaagtataatatacacactaagtcccgagtgaaaaacaattttatcagttaatttcaaaatgttcatgttaattaatgataagaattatcTAAGATGCCGTTAACTTAATGAGCTGGTAGGCCGATGTAGCAAAGCAaaattcttataattgtctatacatgtcgtttgctagttatccaactaccatatttgatttggtcgccatctgttctaacaagagcgatctgccggctcaatttttgagtccagagcgatagcATAACAATGTAAGGCGACCGAGGGcgctcgggacttgtgtggtatccttcctgtaaacctcaccaccaggaatcacCACTTTTGACCTCTCTAGGTGTAGGAGAGACCTAAAACTGCTCTGATCATTGATAGTGGGGCAGGTGGGAGGGCatctaatgttgattgtgcaggtgagtattagaaaattaattttaaatataaaattacatttgtctaatactcaactgcacaatcaacatttgccaatTCCCCACATTTAGCTGGATGGGGGGAAATGATCAGTTTGATGCTAGGAAGGTTGCCTGAATTGTAGCTTACCTTGATTGACTTGACGATGTGTCACAGCATAATTGTCAGTTCGTCAGTCAGTCGCCATGTCAGGGCCAAGTCCATAGGGAGCTACTGTCTAGGCATCCTCTGTGGTCGCTCTGTTGACGAAGCTACAGGCATAGTGGACCTCTCCCAACTGTCTGGTCATGTTTCGGACACTTACGACTTGTGAGAGAGGTCCTGTACTCAGCAATCTAGACCCTCCAAGGTGTCACTTCCGTTGAAGGAGTTCGACTGGTGGTACATACTTCCTGCATTCAACAATCTAGGCCtttcaaggtgtcacttccattgaAAGGGTTCAATAGTTGATGCTAGAGGACCTGAGCTTAACGATTCTGCCTCTCAAGGTTAATCGCCAGTGCATGTGAAGGCATGACGTAATAATTCCATCTCCCCAGCCAAGTTCAGCGAAGAGGAGAGGAAACGGTGATGACAGTGGTTAA
Above is a window of Palaemon carinicauda isolate YSFRI2023 chromosome 6, ASM3689809v2, whole genome shotgun sequence DNA encoding:
- the LOC137642183 gene encoding uncharacterized protein; amino-acid sequence: MEYSYKNDAHLLDEEITSFQKCVFTPLLDEAGIRQNLENVRKVRRDLLEHLQEGRGAAKEMLGQLATYIVRPQLSMLPSPVKDKLITTFNDHESTLQLLENAREGILRRELFYEEFLSIAIKRREEEEGRHNDTPVFLITRIEETPSSTGVDISTGAVGAANATCSGDVTLERGETLSDSQAVAKALEMEEEAENAKKKACEMEAVRESRKKKACEMEAEEESQKKKKSKGVCKTPKENTRPFKKRGESNNIPQMKFAGISFPDPDEYDFQIL